From the genome of Solanum dulcamara chromosome 12, daSolDulc1.2, whole genome shotgun sequence:
attgattagtatCTGTAATCTTAACATGAGGAATTACATAAGTGTTTAATGAggaattttgaaatataaacGGAGGAGTGCAATTGCGAATTTCTAATGGaatgatttataattttttatggtAAAAATAATACCAAATTAATCAGTTGAATTATTTCCATTATAGGGAGCCTCAGTTAATTTCATGGTCCCTACAGTGCCCATATTTAACTAGAATTCAGaatcttattttcttcttctttttagaTTGGGAAAATATCCTTATAAATAGGGGTTCTCCTAACCTAGAAGTGAAGTAGGGTTTTCTATACAATTGTTGTCCATCCAAGTGTTGAGAGAGTTCGGCTGTGAACTTGGGATAGACTACAAAACTGCAGTCTAATAGTATGTGTTATCTATTATTCATATAAGCAGTATGATTCTGGTATGCTTTCGTTGTGCATAtaatttttcaacacttatcaTCCTCTACAAGCTTATTATAAGAATGTTCATCAATATATGGCGTCTCTTAGATCTTTTAAAAAAGTATTCCATGTTAATACGAGATTCGAAGAAGGACCAAATCTTCAGGGGTGTAATGCAACTAACCTATCTTGACACAAACATTAGGTTGATGTCATGGCTCAAACTTCGTTTACCGATCATACAATGCCAATTTTATCGATAGCTTATTCTGATTCAAGCATTAGACTGATTTTACACAATTCAAATCAGTGACCTGTATGCAACACACTAATAATTTATCTTTGTGTAACACAGATAATCTACCCTAATACAAGTATTAAGCTGGTTCCATTGTTCTAATCTATGGCTTATAAATATCTCTATTGTTGCCAGGCTTTTCTTCGTGCAATCTCtttgattaataaaattatattgtaaAATTAAGAAAGATCAATGAGTggatatgaatatataaagGATTTGTTTCCTACCTTAGTTTACAAATCTAGCAACACGTATTGGAGACATCGAAATTTTATCGAATTTAAAATAGGACTTTGCAAAATGAGATCAATCCATCTTCAAACTCGATATCTGTAAACTCCTCCATATTCACAAATCATAAGAACATCAAGATATTAAATATTGTGTTTCTcaaagtgatcaagagtccatCTTCCTCTAGATATTCTTGGCAGAGGTACGTATCATTCTAATTCGAGAAATATGTATTTCATTAtataagtaatatttttgtttattctcCTTTTGTAATTTTAATGTTTTTCACATTGggcataaaaaaaatatatctttatcCAGTAAACAAAACAGAGTGAATGTTTCCATAGTTCCCATTTGAGTCCCCTTAGTCTCAACTCTCACCTACTCTCATTCTTCAGCACCAATTTTTCTTACAGATCTGACGAACCCAGAAAGATTTCTACTAATTGAAAAAAGGTAACGCAACTAAATTCTCCTCTTTCAATTTTATATGTTGTGTACTAGgattgaaatttatttgaataaaactttGAATTGTATGCTTCAGTGCTATCTTGCACGGATTCTTCATTTTTCAATTCCTCATCCGTGTCAGATTTTCCAAAGGAACTAATCCCTTTATCCCAAACCTTAATTACTCCTAATCTAGCCATAGCTTTTGATATTCAAAACCTCAATACCCCAAATCCTAAAATATCACCACTAGTTCATACCCCTGAGTTGGGTGGCACGGCAGGTTCATTGGTGATGAACCTGCCCGCACCCTAAAAAGCCTAAGCTTGTGTGGACCCCACAACTCCATAAGGGGTTTGTGGATGCAGTTGCACAATTAGGGATCAAGAATGCTGTTCCCAAGACTATTGTGCAGTTGATGAGTGTAGATGGCTTAACTCGTGAGAATGTTGCTAGTCATTTGCAAAAATATAGGCTTTATTTTGAAACGTATGCAGGGTCTTTCTAGTAGTGGCTGTGTGTCCGGGGCAGGGGTGGATCCCGCAACAGATCATCTGTTTGCGAGTTCACCCAGCAGTATAGGAATTTTGGGTCACCGCCCAACGGGCACTTTGAGGTTCCATTCTTGCCTCGGCAGTCGCAGCATCCGGTTCAGAGAATGGGGACATCAGTgtatagtagtagtagtagtccTGTGTTGCCTTCTTATGTTGAGGAGTTGGAATCAGCTACAACTGATAATGGGAGGAATGTTCTTACTTTGTTTCCAACTGGGGATGATTGATATTCGGAGAGTTGATTTCTCAGATGGTCACTCGTAACTCTTAACTGTTAACTTGTTCTGTCAATTTAGCTTATGGATATTTCTGGAGACTGTTTTCGGAATAATACTGTAGTCTTTGATTTAGAACCTTTTGTGGGATAGATGTGTTGTTTCTGGTTTTAGTAACTCTCTATAGAGTCATTTCTGTTTGTCCCTTATAAAACTGTGAATTTACTTTCAACTTCTACAAGTGTAATTATGTTATAGTTAGCATTGCGGTTCTCTTGTTATCTCCCTGTAGGCTACGAGTGACGAATAATGACCGAGATGTCAATGTGGGAGCATTGATGTAGTAATTGGCCTCAGAGTTAGCAGTAACAACGTTCTCTAAGAAAATCTGATCTATTCCCTGGTTGCAGTGGCGGAGCCACCTTGTGCCAAGGGGGTTACCCCCTTCGgcggaaaattatactatttatacatggttaaaataattttttatgtatataaagtagATGTCGAATCCCCTTCGACTAGctcgtgtgtctacttatttAGATTTTGAACCCTCTTATTTAAAATCCTGGCTCCGCCACTGCCTGGATGCATAAGAAGCGCACGACTTTCTTAAgattttgtatttctttttgatGTAAGTTGTTTTTTGTGAAGATATCATAACAGCAATCACAAATGAAACTAGGTTGATCAGATGAATACCAAATAATTGTCGGTAACAGGCCAACAGCCATGGAAATGATGATGCAACTACGTTCATTGGCTATGTTTCACGAGCTTGTTGTGTCATGTATAGGTAAATCCAGCTTGTTGTAAATTGAGTGGTCTCATTGCAGAAATAACCACTTCGTTTGTGAATCTCTCCGGAGAGAGTAATGATTCTGATGATAATGTTACTCCATTGTTTATGTCTCATGACCAGAATTGATGATTTCTAGCTgcattttcttaaatttggttACTCCTTTCCGTTGCTTATCGCCTTTCCCAATTACTGATCGGAGTATGTCTACTCCACTCCATGTTGCTTCTTTTGCCAAGTATAAGAAATAACACAATGAGTCTCCACTTCTGAAACTTGGTAAGCATTCTGAAACTTGTCGCTTAAAACGCGATTGTGTGAACTACTTAATAGTTACATCACTTTTGCGTGGaacttttttttagaaaaatcaaagttggccTCTTCCAAAAAATTACACAAGAAACTGGCCCAAAACAGCTGGCCCAAATGAAACAAGCTAAACTTAAAAAGAAACGaacaactaaaaataaaaagaacgaaacaaaagaaaggaaaaggacCAAAATGGGAAAGTGAGGTGAACCTTCAAAGACAGAACGACCATCTTTAAGCTTCTCAACTCAATCACCATTGAAGGTAGGTAGAGCTTCATCTTAGCGTAGAGGATGATTTCTCACCAAATTAAAAGCTTCACGTAGCTGATAAGGCTGTTAGTTTCTAGGTAGATTCCATTTCAGCGGCCTCAAGCTCTCAGACAGGCGCTATGTGATCTGAATCCTAGCTCGGAGTATCCTCCATCAACTAAGTACAACAAACCCGCCACATCGACCAATAACTGGTAAGGGCCTCACCCCTTTTGTATCGACGGACCTCCTATATACCTGGATCTGacctttcttttactttttctcATTTAATGGGTTGAACCCCTATCGGAGTTAATACCACCATCCAAACAAAATCCAGTAGCTGAAACGTCAGGTTTAACAAAGGTAACTCATTCTCATCTCATTTTTGAATCTTAATTTCTTTGTCGTGTCTTCTCTGTTTTGTTGGACTCAATGATGCAATGAGTCATTTTATTGCTGATAATTCTAGCTCAATCTGGTTCTTTAGCTCGTAAAATCTTGAATCGAAGAATAGGAATCTGAGCTTTATCCATGTTAATTATTGCCTTAGCTTCTGCTGGTATCTCCTGGTAATGGTTATATTCTTTTGTACCTGCAAAATTAAAAACATGGTTAGTGAAATAATCTGCTGCTTTGTTGCCCTCCCTCAGTATATGATATAATAGTTGTTCCTTTCCTTCCCTCATATGATTGATCATAGTAACTTCTCCATGTATGCTCCACGGACAATCGCACTTCCCTTCTAACACCTTCACCATAGCAAGAGAGTCAGTCTGAATAACAAGAGGGAAAAGATTATGCTCTCTGCAGTACCTCAATCCATCCTTTATAGCTATTGCTTCTGCTTTTATGTTATTTGCATCTCCTATCTGTCTTGCACTTGCATATAGAAAATTCCCTTGGTCATCCCTGATACAAAAcgcggaggagcttggtcctggGTTTCCCTTAGATGCCCCATCCGTGTTACAAATAAACCATCCTGTAGGTGGCATTGTCCAGTAAACTCTAGTGGTGGCAATCCTTGGTCTATAATCATCAAAGAATCTCACAATATGAACCCAACAAATAGGAATATCTGGCAGCCAAGGCTATCTAACTTTTGCCAAGAGATGAAAATTCctattaatctcattaatgaCCCTTCCTTTAGACATTGTACCTCCATACACAATTATGTTTCTCCATCTCCAAATCTGCCATAAAATAATAGCAGGAGCAGCCTGGTACAATGGCTTTAATTTTTCACAACAATCAGTCTCCCACCACGTTGCTACTGCTTGATTAACCTGATGAAAAGGACCAAGAACACCTGCTGCAGTACAAAAATAGTTCTAGATATCCTTACAAAACTATCCATTTATGAATAGATGCGTTACAGTTTCCTGATTAGGAGTATCACAACATCTGCACCTGGAAACCATATCAACGCCACATTTTGCTACTATCTCATCTACTGGCAATTTCTTTTTCCATAGCCTCCATAGGAAAAAAGAACTCTTAAATGGTAGCCCCTTTGTccaaaatttggaaaacatAGAGTTTTCTTTTTCTCGTTGTCTAAGAACCTCCCATGCActtttgtttgagaatttgcCAGTGCTAGTTTGACTCCACCATGGAACATCCCATTGAGCACTAGAACTGACAATTTCTAAGTCATTAATTACAAAATCAGAAAGATCTTGAGGTAGATGTTGTTGTACTACATCCTGTTGCCTTTTTCCCTCTTCCATGAAACAACAAAGATCATCCAGTCTTTCATCATAATTATAATCACTAGGCAGAACCTGATACAGAGGACCAAGCCCTGTCCAGTTCTCAAACCACAGGTTTGCAGAACCTGAGTGAGGTTCCCACCAAAtatctttctcaatttcaacTCTAACTTCCAGCATCTTCTTCCACAATTGGGACCCCCCTTTCCATTCGACTAATGCTGGAATATATCTTTTACAATACTTATTCCACATGTAGTTTGTCCAGAGGGATCTAGTTTGTGTGGAACTTGTATCAGATTTCTGCCACGAAATTGAAGGTTACAAGTATCAAATTTTATGTATTAGAAGATCGTTTCAATCATTCAAGAAACTAAAAGCTAGCTTGTAAATGATATTGTAGGCAAAATAAGATAGAAATGCTTTTAACTTTCTGAAGTTAttattttctctctttcaaTTTTCTATCTTCCACTGTGTGTGTAAATTTTCACAATGCTGATTCTATTCCTTTTGATCTATGTCTGATCAACAGTTATTGATATTTTAGCTAGTAGAGTATTACAGAAGAATTATGTAAGCATTTACGGTGGACTATCAACTCAAACAATGATGAggcttcttttctctttttcttcattcGATGTCCGATACCCTTTTTTGTGGCTTGATCAGTGGTGAATGCAGGATTTTTACTATGGGGTTTCATCGTCTGCTATATCTATTAAAAAAGACCGACCttgtatatgatatgatcttttGTTAAAGGGAATTCCGGTGAACCTCCTTCCGTCCTGGGCTTGACTAATCTGAGTTCTTAGGGAAGTCCTATTTTGGGGTAAAATATGGAGGTACTTATCATCCGACACAAGCTTATTATAAGATTGTTCATCAATTTATGGTGTctcttagattttttttaaaaagtattccATGTTCATACGAGATTAGGAGAAGGACCACATCTTAAGGGGTGTAATGCCACTAACCTATCTTGACACAAACATTAGGTTGATGTCATGGCTCAAACTTCGCCTATCAATCATATAATGCCAATTTTATCGATAGCTTATTCCGATTCAAGCATTAGACTGACTTCACACCGTTCAAATCAGTGACCTATACGtaacacaaaaataatttatctttgTGTAATACAGATAATCTACCCTAATGTAAGTATTAGTTTGGTTCCATAGCTCTAATCTATGGCTTATAAATATCTCTATTGTTGCTAGGCTTTCCTTCATGCAATCCCTTTGATAaatggaattatattttaaaattaagaaagaTCAATGAATggatatgaatatataaagGATTTGTTTCCTACCTTGGTTTACAAATCTAGCAACACATATTGCAGACATCGGAATTTTATCGAATTTAAAAAAGGACTCTACAAGATGAGTTCAATCCATCTTCAAACTCTAAGATATCTATAAACTCCTGGATATTCACAAATCATAAGAACATCAAGATATTAAATATTGTCTTTCTCAAAGTGAAAGTGATCAGGAGTCCATCTTCCTCTAGATGTTCTTGGCAGAGGTGTATATCATTCTAATTCGAGAAATATGTtcctatattttatttgtgattcaGTCAATCTctcttttaaaatttgttgcaaacaCGTACAtcagttgagtttttttttgtaGCAAACACGTACATCAGttgaaaaaagattaaaaaagaaaagcgTATTTCATaataagtaatatttttttaattctcttTTTGTGGTTTGGGATTGGGACTTCAATGTTGGAGGTCTTAAGTTCGAAACCCCTTGCCAGCGAAAGCAAGGGGTTTTCCTTCTGGGTCGAGCTCATCGCACCAGACTTGCCTAGTGCGGTTTACCTCTCCTATGtggtttgcgagctattgcGTAGTAGCGGGGGTTTtacttgtgcacacccaaagGATAGCGGCTGCGGTTTTCCTtgtctttgaattttttttaaaatgtttttcACATTGggcataaaaaaatatctttatccAACAAAACAGAGTGAATATTTCCATAGTTCCCACTTGAGTCCCCTTCGTATCACCTACTCTCATTCTTCAGCTACAATTTTTCTAACAGATCTGACGAACCCAGAAAGATTTCTACTAATTGAAAAAAGATAACGCAACTAAATTCTCCTCCTTCAATTTTATATGTTGTGTACTAGGATTGAAATTTATTGGAATAAAACTTTGAATTGTATTCTTCAGTGCTATGTTGCACGGATTCTTCATTTTTCAGTTCCTCATTTGTGTCAGACTCTCCAAAAATATGCTACTTTTGTGAAATTGGTAATCTGGTACTGAAAGTAAATGTATGTACTGAGTTTAGGATCTTGCTCGAGGAGAGGAATGCATATGCTGAACTAATTATAAGGAAAATTGGATTTTTATCTGAAATTAAGCGTGGATGATTGACTATTCTTTTTTgaattatatatttgttttctcaGCATTCTAGAATGTGACGATAATTATTCGTCGGTGTTGGATGAAATGGGGACAAGAGCAATATAATGTATATAAAGGGTCACATAGCTGATCCGAACCAGTTTGGGATTGAGGCATAGTTGATGTTGATTGGTTGAAGGTGCTGAACTTTAACATGTATATCCATCAAATTTGGCTAAACAATTGAGAAAAGCTTTAGCTATTTCCAGTTATCAATGCTAGAGGAAGTCACTTTTAATTGGGGTAATCTCTAAATAGTTTATATGAATAATTCAAATGGAGATTCTACAGAGTTTTTTCTACCTATTGAGGACATTTAAATTTACTATAAAAACCTCATTGGTTTCTGTAGCTGAACCAACTACCAACAATGTATACAAAACACTTGAAACCTTAAAATAACCTTAATTGCTGAAGTTTCTAATTCAACCTAAagttatacaacaacaacaacatatccagtgtaatcccacatgTCGTCTCTgggaagggtagagtgtacacagacccTTACCCTTACCTCCTGAGAGGCAGAGAGGCTGTTTCTAAAAGACCCTCGGCGTAAGTAACACAGCCTAAAGTTATACAATAGTGTGGTGAAAAGTCCTGCTTTTCTTAAAATTGTGCCTGCCATAATAACTTGTGCTTTTTGCACCTTGCATCTCTACGAACTATGCTTTGACTGAGGTAATGAAACTTTAGatgttattatgttaaatttgaCTGAACAAGGATAGTTCAGGTCCAAATCAAAACCAGATCAAATCATCTTTAATTAGgcttcaaaattaaaaaaggcCTGATACTCAATCATGAAGTTCGCAAGGAATCACCCAACTAAATGCTTAAGTTTTTCCACTCCTTTTTAAGCACCATCACAAAAGATTTATCTTTTTTTGACaaaatatctcaaaaagatttttcttCCTAATGCCCCGTGGCATATGGGAGAAGTAGTGCACATGTTCCAGCTATGTCGGTAAAGGATGTATCATCAGTCCATATATACTTCAGCCAGACATAGAATATCCTTGTGAAAGACAAACTTTTGTTAGGCACCCCGTAATCCCtatacactttaaaatattGTGATGGTAAATGTGAATTTGTAGCTGCTTTATATGTTATGGATTGGGTACTGAATTATGTAGTAGATCATTGTCTTTGAATATGCCTACTCTTATCCTAGTCTAATTTTTGGTTTAACTTATGTTTTCGGGTATGAAACTAAGTCGTGAAGTTGTAGGCAATTTATCTTTCGTCTGAAGATACAATGGCATCGCCATCAGATCACAAGGCTACCATCATTGATGGTAAAGCAATTGCTCAAACTATTCGTTCTGAGATTGCTGCTGAagtccaacttctttcggaaaAGTATGGCAAGGTTAGTTTCCTTGGCATGTGTATCCGTGAGCATGTACAGAAATTTCTGTATTAATCTGGTAATTACTTGTGGATGtcatgaaaataattgaaagagttaTGTTCATACTTAAATGCGTGCATATGATGTATTTGAATCTGAAGCTGGTGAAGCATTGTCCTTCATCAGAAATTGTATTTTTTCATGGGTCATGCAGTATTCAATTATCCaagttttttcttattttcaggTCCCCGGGTTGGCAGTTGTCATTGTAGGAAATAGGAAGGATTCACAAAGTTATGTAAATATGAAGAGAAAATCTTGTGCTGAGCTTTGCATTAAGTCTTTTGATATAGATCTCCCAGAGGATGTAGCTGAAGCTGAGGTGATTAGCAAGGTCCATGAGCTGAATGCTAATCCTGATGTACATGGTTAGTCTTTTGCGATTAAATGAAGTTAATCTTcttgcattttcatttgttaTACTTCTGTTTATTCAGTGGTGAAATTTAGCCTTGTTGGTTTGTATTTGGATTGGACATATTGCACATGTTATTTTGTCATCCATGCTCCTACTTTTATTTTTGAACTACCAAGTTTTTTTAGCCAACATTGTGCATGCCTGTGTAGTTAGTtcaaaagaaaatcataaggTCCTATGAAATTGCTCTGTACCTGTATATTGCTTCATGTCGTTGGTACTAAATCTGTACCACTTCAGTTGTTATAATTAAGTGTATTTGACACATTACGAACATCTTCAGATTAGATCTCTCATCTAATATGCTGTCTCTGATAGGTTCCACATGGCACCCATCTTAAAACTGATTCCTGcattttttttagcttttgtaGTTCCAAACTTCAATTTGGGTAAATTTTACCTGCTAGACAACTATACATATGGGTGTTTTGCTGCTACTGTATATAGACCACCTCTAGCATGACCTTTTAAATTGGGTGGTGAGTATCTCTTATGTTCTCATTCTCAGCTGGTGGAGTTTTTGTGAGTTTTGCCTCACTGCTGGTAGATGTTTTTTCCCCTCTTTTTCCTTAAGTAAGCATTTCAGTGAACTGAAGGCACTTTGCGCATTGTTATAGGTATACTGGTACAGCTTCCGTTACCAAAACATATTAATGAAGAGAAAGTTTTAGTTGAAATCAGTATAGAAAAGGATGTAGACGGCTTTCATCCTCTGAATATTGGCAAGCTTGCAATGAAAGGAAGACAACCTTTGTTCCACCCTTGCACTCCCAAGGTAATAACGTAAACTTCATTGATTCTAAGAAATGGAAGATCGAAACATCCAGTTCTCCTGCCTTACTAAGAATTTATGTTCAAATCTATACTATATACAACCATCTTCTGTTGTCTTCTAAAAGTGCGCCTATCTGGTCTCTGTTAAACAGGGATGCATCGAGCTTTTAGTTCGAAGTGGGATTAGCATAAAGGGGAAGAACGCAGTTGTGGTTGGTCGAAGCAACATTGTTGGATTACCAGTATCTCTGCTTCTTCTGAAGGAAGACGCCACTGTTACTGTAGTCCATTCGCGCACCAAGGAACCAGAGAAAATCATTCGTGAAGCGGACATTATCATTGCTGCTGCAGGGCAGCCTATGATGGTAACACTTACCATTCATTTCTTACCTCTGACTCTCCTGGAAACCTCCTTTTCATCTCATTTTTCTCAATTCATTAGTTTTTGTTTCCTATACCCTTGTGATAGAGCTTTcccaattaaatatttttccctccatttcaaCTTGTctgattttgacttgacacggagTTTACAAAAGAATGAAGATATGTAGAACGTATCAAAATGCCCTTTAATCTTTTGGTCTTAAACAAACCATGTGGAAAGTTGGAATTAAAGGGTTgctagaaagagaaagagacattcttttttgaaacggactaaaaaggaaagtaagacaatcaaattgaaacggagggaacATTAAAACTATTTTGTGAGAATATTGCCTTTTCAGTTGTTAGAGGGCTGGCCTCTAAACCAAGTTGCTGCCCTATTTTTTCAGATCAAAGGCAGCTGGATCAAACCTGGTGCTGCAGTAATTGATGTTGGGACAAATGCTATTGATGATCCTACTAGGAAGTCAGGTTATAGGCTCGTTGGAGATGTTGATTTTCAGGAAGCATGTAAGGTGGCTGGCTGGATAACTCCAGTTCCGGGAGGGGTTGGACCAATGACTGTTGCAATGCTTCTGAAGAATACATTGGATGGAGCTAAACGAGCTATCGAGAAGTAAACACTTCATTGGTTCTGTAGACCACAATAAGATATGTCAAGGCTTCTTAGCTATTGACAATACATTTAGAGATGTCAATTACATTCAAGAAATAACAATGAGATTTGTTTTTTGTGATATGGAGTTGTGTCgaaattttttgaagttttatacCACTCGCTTATTATGGATTgatcaaatacatatcaaatcTTAGTTTATAGTGGAAGAACTTGTTGAATCCTGAGGTACGCCTACACTCGCTAAATATTCTTTAAGGACATTTGCTTTAATTAAGCTTTAGATTCTGCCAATCATTTTGATTCATTTATCAGGCTAAGCACAAGATTAATATTTCATTGACGATTAAAACGTCAGATTCGATTTCAAATCCTATCAGTGTTCATCTTATATTAGATTATGTGAATCGccttatttaaaaatttgatctATAGGTAAGATGACATTTTTTCTAATTATTAGGTTTGTACAATGTAAtacacaattttaaaaaataaataaggaaCTCGCATTTGGATGTGGAAGTACAATAATTGTATCAGGTAATTACATTTGCCAAACAAAAACT
Proteins encoded in this window:
- the LOC129877812 gene encoding bifunctional protein FolD 2 isoform X2 → MASPSDHKATIIDGKAIAQTIRSEIAAEVQLLSEKYGKVPGLAVVIVGNRKDSQSYVNMKRKSCAELCIKSFDIDLPEDVAEAEVISKVHELNANPDVHGILVQLPLPKHINEEKVLVEISIEKDVDGFHPLNIGKLAMKGRQPLFHPCTPKGCIELLVRSGISIKGKNAVVVGRSNIVGLPVSLLLLKEDATVTVVHSRTKEPEKIIREADIIIAAAGQPMMIKGSWIKPGAAVIDVGTNAIDDPTRKSGYRLVGDVDFQEACKVAGWITPVPGGVGPMTVAMLLKNTLDGAKRAIEK
- the LOC129877812 gene encoding bifunctional protein FolD 2 isoform X1, whose product is MEAIYLSSEDTMASPSDHKATIIDGKAIAQTIRSEIAAEVQLLSEKYGKVPGLAVVIVGNRKDSQSYVNMKRKSCAELCIKSFDIDLPEDVAEAEVISKVHELNANPDVHGILVQLPLPKHINEEKVLVEISIEKDVDGFHPLNIGKLAMKGRQPLFHPCTPKGCIELLVRSGISIKGKNAVVVGRSNIVGLPVSLLLLKEDATVTVVHSRTKEPEKIIREADIIIAAAGQPMMIKGSWIKPGAAVIDVGTNAIDDPTRKSGYRLVGDVDFQEACKVAGWITPVPGGVGPMTVAMLLKNTLDGAKRAIEK